The sequence GCACTGTCATCAATATAGGCAGTTAAGTCAGAATTAAAAAAAGCAAATCCGGGCAGATCCCAGGACAGACGTATACCGGGTAGGTACTTGGTGACCTTGGCATCGGCTGCCCAGTTAAAACCCATTAACAGGCCAATATCTTTAACCGGACCGGCTCCCACCGACTTCTTGGTTATTTTGCCAAGGCTAAAATTGCTGTACCACTCGCCATACCAGTCCTGATCATTAAAGCCGTCAGCATTATCGTCGTCCAGATGATCCATAAAGAAGAAGTTGTCGCCATACGCCCAGCCGCTGGCGTGCTGGAAGGTGATGATATTGGTGTCGGCGTCGCCGCCCCCGGCAAATCCGGGCGCATCCAGCTTGCCTTTCTGATACTGAATTTCGGTAATACTCCAGTCTGCGGCTGCAAGGGAGTGACTAAGAATAAGTAACACAAAAAACAATAGGGCAGATAAACATCGCACAGCCTCACTCCCGGCGTTTATTTCTGAGTATAGATTTTAACTATAGAAGGGTTTTGCCGGATGTCTGCTTTTTATGTTTCTGTTCGATGGGTGCTTTTTTACGGGTTAGCGTGAATCGGGAGCAACGGGTTCAATCCATTCGCTACCCCTCAGCCTCGGGTCCGCCTGCGCCTTGCCCCAGGTTCGCTCCAAAGGCAGCACTCCGGCCCAGACAGGCCAGTTATAATCGGCTTCATCATCTATGGGCGGCTCGTCGCGCATTTTAACTGAGGCCTCACTGATCGGGACCCAGGCGATGGCAGTCAGCATCAGCTCCTGCTCAGTAACCGGCCGTAATTGTGACCAGCGTCCCGGTGAGACTTTATCCACAAAGCGCTCAAGCTGGTATAGCTTTTCTTCCCGATCGCTCACCAGTTCAGGAGTGCCGAACAGTGTGACAGACTGATAGTTTACCGAATGATGGAATGCCGAACGGGCCAGCACCAGGCCATTTAGCTGACAGATATTGATACATACCGCTCTGCCATCACTGACATTGCGGGCTTTAGCATGGCCATGCCAGTAGAGTCTGTCGCCATCGCGCCAGTGACAGGTCGGGGTGACAACAGGCTGACCATGGATACTCTGACTGACATGGCAAAGCAAACTGGCATCAATAATCTGCCTGACCCGCTGTGGCTCGTAACAGGCTCTTTTTCTGCCCCGTTTGACCTGTGTTTTTGCTGAGGGTGCGTCTGAACTATGACTCATGGCTGTGCTTCCTGATGATTAAATGATATGGCGTTCTGGGCAATCTACCTGAACTGGTTATAATAAAAATATCCAGATTTGTAATTTTTTAAGATACCAGATGAGTGCAGCCGCCAGTCTTAGCCTGAGCCTTGAACCTGATGCTTCCCAGCCCCGTTATCGTCAGATTGAATTACAGTTGCGTCACTTAATCGACCATGGGCGGCTGAAAGCAGGCGATAAACTGCCCTCATCCCGTGAGTTGGCGCAAAGCCTTGGTGTGTCCAGAACCAGCACATTGAACGCATACAATCAGTTGATTGCCGAGGGGTTTGTGATCAGTAAAGCCAGAAAAGGCCTGTTTGTTGCTCAGAATTCCCCTGTTTCGCAGCCACAATGCCTTGCTGCCCATCTGGTTCAGCCTGCAACAGCCTCTTCACAGCAAAGCAGCATTGATAGTTTTGACTCTGGCGCCGATGTCAGTCGGTTTCCCCATCGGCAGTGGGCCAATTGTATGAAACGCGGCTGGCTCAAACCTGATGCGGATTTGTTAAATGGCAGCTATACCAGCGGTTTACCGGTACTAAGACAACAGGTAGTAGAGTATCTGCGCCAGCTCAGGG comes from Lacimicrobium alkaliphilum and encodes:
- a CDS encoding nucleoside-binding protein → MRCLSALLFFVLLILSHSLAAADWSITEIQYQKGKLDAPGFAGGGDADTNIITFQHASGWAYGDNFFFMDHLDDDNADGFNDQDWYGEWYSNFSLGKITKKSVGAGPVKDIGLLMGFNWAADAKVTKYLPGIRLSWDLPGFAFFNSDLTAYIDDSAGIVQGGAPAESNSWMLDLNWAYPFSIGEQDFSIEGHMEYIASRDNEFGAEVSHWILAQPQIRWDMGKALFDVKGRLFAGVELQYWQNKLGDAGTDEKAIQLLVVARL
- a CDS encoding pyridoxamine 5'-phosphate oxidase family protein; amino-acid sequence: MSHSSDAPSAKTQVKRGRKRACYEPQRVRQIIDASLLCHVSQSIHGQPVVTPTCHWRDGDRLYWHGHAKARNVSDGRAVCINICQLNGLVLARSAFHHSVNYQSVTLFGTPELVSDREEKLYQLERFVDKVSPGRWSQLRPVTEQELMLTAIAWVPISEASVKMRDEPPIDDEADYNWPVWAGVLPLERTWGKAQADPRLRGSEWIEPVAPDSR